CATCGCCCTCTTTAAATCCATCTGCAGCATACGCAATCAATTCATCAATACTTTTCAACCCATTGATTTTTTGAATGGTTCCTTCGATCGGTTTCGCGCCCAATTTATCAATCGTCACCGTATCCATACCACTCGCATAGAAATCGCCGGCCTTTTGCTGATCTGAACCTTTTTTGTTGTCGGACTTTGCGGCCCCTTCCAAAATAGATTTCAGGTTTGCCAGATTTTCGTCGGCGAGCACATAAAAGGAGCCCCATCCCGTTTCCGACGCCGGGATTTGCGTATTTTTCATCCAGCTTCCATTCGCATATTGGAAGAAATTATCTCCTGGATTCACCGTCGTATCCATACCTGAGACATCAAAAAAATTTGTGCGGACCTCCTGAGCAGTATCGCTTTTCTTATTTGACTGACATGACATCATCATTAAGACCATGGATAGCGTCCCCCATTTGACTTTTTGTATCATATTTTAAGAGATTAAAAGCGTATTTAAATTTACTTCAAAAGTTTCACTTCGTACAGATCCTTCCGCCTATCCTTCTTCACTTTAACAGTACCATACTCATGTAGGTCGCGCAGCGCATACAGGTCAACGTCGGCAATAAGCACCATTTCGGCATTCGGTGTCGCCTCGGCTTTGATGGCATTATTGGGAAAAGCAAAGTCTGAAGGAGTAAAAACGGCAGACTGCGAATATTGTATATCCATATTATTCACACGCGGCAAATTACCCACAGAGCCAGCAATAGCCACATAACATTCATTTTCTATCGCCCTGGCCTGCGCGCAGGTACGCACCCGGATGTACCCGTTTTGGGTATCCGTCATAAAGGGCACAAATAGAATCTGCATGCCCTGATCGGCCAAAATACGGCTCAGTTCAGGAAACTCGACATCGTAACAGATCAACAGCCCTACTTTACCACAATCGGTGTCAAATACTTTCACTTCACTACCACCCACCATACCATAGTATTTAAATTCATTTGGCGTGATATGAATTTTTTTAAACTCATCCAGCTTACCGTTGCGATGACAGAGGTAGGAAACATTGTAGAGTTTTTTGTTTTCCATCAATGGCATGGAACCCGCAATGATATTAACGTTGTAGGATACAGCAAACTGTTGAATGCGATCGATAATCTCGGAGGTATGCTGCGCAAGCCTTTCCATCGCCAGGCGCTCGGGAAGATCGTTATAAGGGCTCATGAGCGGCGTATTGAAAAATTCTGGAAACATGATAAAATCTGTTCCATAATCACTCACGGTATCCACAAAAAACTCGATCTGATCATAAAATGCCTCCAGATTATCAAACAAGCGCATCTGCCATTGCACCAGCCCCAAACGGATCGTCTGCTTGGTGGTCGAAATGGACCGTGTCTCTGACTCATAATAAATATTATTCCATTCCAACAGGGTAGCAAACTCCATCGATTCAGCATCTTCAGGCAGATAATGCTTGAGTATTTTTTTGACATGAAAATCATTTGAAAGCTGAAAGGTCAGCGTCGGATCATAGATCTCCTTGCGTTTGACTTTCTCGATGTAAACCCGCGGACTCATTTTATCCGCATAGTTATGGTAATTGGGAATACGGCCCCCGGCAACAATACATTTGAGGTTCATCTGTTCACACAGCTCCTTACGCGCATCATAGAGACGCCGGCCGAGACGTAACGCCCGATGTGCCGGATGAACAAACACTTCTATCCCGTAAAGGGTGTCTCCATCATCACTATGCTTGGTAAACTTACCGTCATCGATAATCTCATAATAGCTATCGTAAATATTATTCTTTTTTGAATTCAGGATAATGGACAAGGCACAGGCAACGACATGTCCATCAATCTCCACACATAATTGCCCTTCGGGAAATATATCAATCAAATCCTGAATATTTTCCTTTGACCAGGTCTCACCTGCACCATCATAAGCCTGTTCCATCGATCGTTTCAAATCAACATAATCCTTCTTTGTCAAGTTCCGCACTTGAATATCCATATAAATCTCCTTTTTGAATTAGTTATCTAAATTTAGTAAAAGTAAATGCCAAGTCCAAAACTAGCAATAGCCCACAGGCGAATATCAGATGGCACCCAACTTCATATTTTAGACAGTGCTTACTCAGTGATTGTTCAGTGCTCGTTCAGTGCTTGCTCAGTGTAGACTGAATATGCACTGACTTATTACTGTCTAAACATTGATTAAGAAATATTAATAGGCACTACCTGATATGCAGATGTTTCAATTTTAATTAGATCTTGATGATCTTATCCCTTAACAGGTAGTTAGGGCAATCGTCTTTTTCATACATGAACCCAATTGGAGCATCGGAAAGACTTTGCTGAAATCAAGGACATAAAAAAAGCGCCAATGTTCAATTGGCGCTTTTGATATCTCAATGACAGCTGCAATCAACTATGCTTGACCTTGTGGCGTTCCAAAAGGGAATGCAACTGTAGGATCACCACCTTGTTGAGGTTGTTCAGCAACACCTAAGTCCATTTTAATTGGGCCATTTAATGCTTCGAAACGGTTCACGTTATCAACCAATGCACCTAACAAGCGTTTTGCATGCTCTGGAGTCAAAACGATTCTTGATTTCACTTTTGCTTTTGGCACTCCTGGCATCACACGGATAAAGTCAACCACAAATTCAGTATTAGAGTGAGTGATAATCGCAAGATTTGAGTAGGTTCCTTCTGCTACTTCTTCTGTCAACTCGATGCTCAATTCGTTTTGATTTTGGTTATTTTCCATAATAATTCTAATGATAAGTTAATATATTCTTAAATTCTACTTTGTAAATGTTCTAAAATCTTGTCCGTTCTCAA
The Sphingobacterium multivorum genome window above contains:
- a CDS encoding DUF3467 domain-containing protein, giving the protein MENNQNQNELSIELTEEVAEGTYSNLAIITHSNTEFVVDFIRVMPGVPKAKVKSRIVLTPEHAKRLLGALVDNVNRFEALNGPIKMDLGVAEQPQQGGDPTVAFPFGTPQGQA
- a CDS encoding bifunctional GNAT family N-acetyltransferase/carbon-nitrogen hydrolase family protein; amino-acid sequence: MDIQVRNLTKKDYVDLKRSMEQAYDGAGETWSKENIQDLIDIFPEGQLCVEIDGHVVACALSIILNSKKNNIYDSYYEIIDDGKFTKHSDDGDTLYGIEVFVHPAHRALRLGRRLYDARKELCEQMNLKCIVAGGRIPNYHNYADKMSPRVYIEKVKRKEIYDPTLTFQLSNDFHVKKILKHYLPEDAESMEFATLLEWNNIYYESETRSISTTKQTIRLGLVQWQMRLFDNLEAFYDQIEFFVDTVSDYGTDFIMFPEFFNTPLMSPYNDLPERLAMERLAQHTSEIIDRIQQFAVSYNVNIIAGSMPLMENKKLYNVSYLCHRNGKLDEFKKIHITPNEFKYYGMVGGSEVKVFDTDCGKVGLLICYDVEFPELSRILADQGMQILFVPFMTDTQNGYIRVRTCAQARAIENECYVAIAGSVGNLPRVNNMDIQYSQSAVFTPSDFAFPNNAIKAEATPNAEMVLIADVDLYALRDLHEYGTVKVKKDRRKDLYEVKLLK